TCGCGCAGTGGATTTGGAACGGCTTTCTCTCCGGCGCCGCTTGGCTCGGCAGGCTGATCACCAAACTGCTGGATGTGATCGGCATCGGTGAGATCATGGATTTGCTTTGGCAGATCATCAAGTTCAACACGCGCACGCTGTCTTCCACCGAAATCGCCGAGGCAAAGAAAGTCTTCGGCAGCAGTATCAGTTACTGGCAGGTGCGCATTGATGAGTATTCGTTGATCGCATGGCTCGGCTCCTTGTTCAGTGGCGGCGGCGGCATGGGAGTCACGACTTTCCACACCATCAATTTCAACCAGAAGATCAAAACTGCGCCCGGCAACAGCGACATGGCCTGGCTGATTCATGAGCTGACTCACGTCTCGCAATACGAACACGTCGGCAGCCAGTACATGGGTGAAGCGCTGCATGCGCAAGCCACCGGCGGCTACGGCTATGGCGGCGAGGCCGGCCTGCTGGCGGCTTTCGCAGCAGGCAAGCATTTGCGCGACTTCAATCGCGAGCAGCAAGGCGATATTGCGCGCGATTTCTATCTCGCGCTCACCTCCGGCCGGCCCACGACCGCATACGATCCGTTCATTGTGGAACTGCGCGCCGGCAAGCTCTGACAAGGAAACGCTATGACAAAACGCATTCGAATACCGGCATCAGGCAGAATTCTGCTGGTGGCGGTTCTGCTGCCATTGTTGGGACTAAGCTGCGACAAGAACTACTATCCCATTGTCGGGCCCTTGCGCTTGCCGCTGGCTATGCCGCCCACCCACGTGTTGAAAATTGCCGGCGTGGAGTCGGTGTTCCCGATTTTGCAGCAACTCGATCTCTCCCGGCCGGCAGACGAGCCGTCGGCGGCGATCATCTTTTTTGTGACCCAGGAAATGCCCAGCGCCGAACAATTGAGACAACTCCGGCCTCTGCCGCTGGATTCGTTGCGTGCGCTGGGATTCCGTGTGAGTCCAATTGGTGAAGTAGAAGGCTATGGCCGTTTTGCCGGATATGCACAATGGGCCGCAGAAAAAAAAGAGACGGTTTGCACGGTGCCTGACATTCCGGTTTTCGCGGAGGGGTGGCTGCTCTATGCCGCCGCCAGCCCGTTGCCGGAGTGGGTTGAGGTCGCGTTGCATTTCAGCCGTCTCAATTTGCCGGAACCGCCGGCCGTGACCGTGTTGCGGCTGCAGTAATAGGCTCGCTACGAAAGGACTACTCCAATGGCTGAATTTGAAAAACTTCTGAAAACCGTTTTTTACTATCCTGATGCCAATAGCATCGCTATGGCAACAAAAGGAAAAGAGCGATTGCGAATCGATGGCGACGGCCATTTTGGCTTTGGCACCCGCCAAAATAATCAAGAAACCGTAAGAATCCAGGGGGAGACGAGTGATGCGTCCAAGTTGGCGCTGCTTATCAACAACGCGGCGCAAAATAGTCTTCTGGCGGTGCGCAATGACGGCAACGTTGGCATCGGCACGGCTGCCCCCGCTGCACGCGTGCACGTACCCGCAGGCGCGATCGTGAACGGCATCGCCATCGGCATGGATCCGCCCGGTGATATCGGCTTTCCTTTTCCCTATGAAACGGTTGGCACGCGACACACTGCCTACAATTTGAGGCTGCATTCCGGCAATGTCATTCATTTTCATACCGGCAATAGTCAGGCCCCGATGGCCTCTATCGATTTGTTTGGTGTCTACCAGACTTCATCCTTGGTCAACAAAGAGCACATCAACGATCTTTCCAGCCAGGAGGCAGTGGAGATATTGACAAACCTCAGGCCGGTAAAGTTTGTTTTTAGGGGTGAGCGAGAGCAGAGATGCCATGTTGGGTTCATCGCTGAGGAGGTGCCCGCGATTGCCGCCAGCGCCGACCGAACAATGATCAGCCTGATGGACATCATTGGTGTGCTGACCAGCGTGGTGAAGGAACAGCAAACGACGATATTGGCGGTGGCTGAACGAGTGGGTGTTTTGGAGGCTGCTTACAAAGATCTCGCTGAATCAGCCAAATCTCGGCAGGCCGGGACATCCCCAAGAACGGTATCGGTGCGCAAAGCTTCAGCGAAAGCGATGACAGTGCAACCCGCTCGCCGTAAGCCCAGGCGCAGCGCTACCAGTCCCACAGGCCTTCCGACGCGACGGCGCAAGCCAAGCCCTGGGAAAATTGGACAGGATTGACACGATAAGCAGGATTGATGCGATTTGGTTTCATTCTGCGGAGCTGGCCCATTCGCCCACCAACTTGTTCTTCAGTCCTTTACGCCGCTCTGCCGACAGGGGACAGGGGGGCAAGGAGACAGCGTGGCTGTTCGAGTGAGGGTGATGCGGTTGGTTAAAACGGTTTTGGTGAGCGCGCTCACGCGTGTACGTGCCCACGGCTTGTTCGTGTGGCGTTTTGCACCGCATTCACCACCAGGATGAGCATGGCGAGCTCCAACGGCATCATTTGGCCGACCTCGCGTTTGCCGGTGAGGCGCAGGCTTTTCAAAATAATGATGAGGTAGATCACTGCTGTGCGCAGCGCGATTTCCACGAACGATGGAAAGGTGACTCTCACATTATTGTACCTCTTTTAAGTTTTCCTCCGCTACCGGCGCATAGTTGCCGTCCAAGTGATGACTGCCTTTTCGTATCATGGTTTTCGCCAGTCCCGGCGCAGGCTTCTGACAAAGGCTGTCTTTTTCCTGCTCTCCGCAAACACACAGCATTCTCATATTCCGCAACTTTTCAATCTCCGGCTGCACCATAAAGCGCGTGCGTTGCTCGGTGCTCCCCCGCCAGTTCGCGAGATGAAACTCGAACTGGGCAGTTGTGCTCGATCCGAGAAAGACGATGAGTTCCACTTTGGCGCGCAACTCGTCCGGCAGCCGGTTGACGACAAAAGGAAGCACGTCCGCGCCGAAAGAATAACCGATGA
The window above is part of the candidate division KSB1 bacterium genome. Proteins encoded here:
- a CDS encoding tail fiber domain-containing protein yields the protein MAEFEKLLKTVFYYPDANSIAMATKGKERLRIDGDGHFGFGTRQNNQETVRIQGETSDASKLALLINNAAQNSLLAVRNDGNVGIGTAAPAARVHVPAGAIVNGIAIGMDPPGDIGFPFPYETVGTRHTAYNLRLHSGNVIHFHTGNSQAPMASIDLFGVYQTSSLVNKEHINDLSSQEAVEILTNLRPVKFVFRGEREQRCHVGFIAEEVPAIAASADRTMISLMDIIGVLTSVVKEQQTTILAVAERVGVLEAAYKDLAESAKSRQAGTSPRTVSVRKASAKAMTVQPARRKPRRSATSPTGLPTRRRKPSPGKIGQD
- a CDS encoding virulence factor codes for the protein MILIGYSFGADVLPFVVNRLPDELRAKVELIVFLGSSTTAQFEFHLANWRGSTEQRTRFMVQPEIEKLRNMRMLCVCGEQEKDSLCQKPAPGLAKTMIRKGSHHLDGNYAPVAEENLKEVQ